A single genomic interval of Spirosoma linguale DSM 74 harbors:
- a CDS encoding glycosyl transferase family 2 (PFAM: glycosyl transferase family 2~KEGG: hch:HCH_05591 N-glycosyltransferase PgaC), whose product MITALLLFWLSIVGIQLIYIFFVYTKTAFYRHPDRNYAVLSYNSADYYSESDDQQGVTVIVCARNELANLKELLPLLNNQDYPTFEILVMDDRSTDGTYAYLENDIPELSRVRAIRIDKEHQHVTPKKYALTIAIKKARYPTVLLTDADCRPASLNWLTEMTEPLIFGSKDITIGFSPYEYYPGLLNLLIRSETLFTAIQYFSLALSGRPYMGVGRNMAYRTDLFFANKGFYTHMNVVGGDDDLFINEVATRSNTFVCLAPDTFVWSKPKTTWAEWRQQKRRHLNVGKYYKTGNKVRLGLLTGSHVLSWAMALVVGLLVVVHALHWYSFSSDEWLLLLVSTGAFILRQLAFWVIVGRISHRLAHTVHWSFIPFMDLLMAVYYGLAGLKTLFNRRKKQIYWR is encoded by the coding sequence GTGATTACTGCCCTGCTGCTATTCTGGCTATCTATAGTCGGTATTCAGCTTATCTATATCTTCTTCGTTTACACCAAAACGGCTTTTTATCGCCATCCAGACCGAAACTATGCCGTTTTATCCTACAATTCTGCCGACTATTATTCCGAATCAGACGATCAGCAGGGCGTAACGGTCATCGTCTGTGCCCGTAATGAGTTGGCCAACCTTAAGGAGCTGCTGCCCCTGCTGAACAACCAGGACTATCCTACGTTCGAGATACTCGTCATGGACGACCGCTCGACCGATGGCACCTACGCGTATCTGGAAAACGACATCCCTGAACTAAGCCGGGTTCGTGCTATCCGTATCGATAAGGAGCACCAGCACGTAACGCCCAAAAAGTACGCCCTCACCATTGCCATCAAAAAAGCCCGCTACCCTACTGTTCTGCTTACAGATGCAGACTGTCGCCCGGCTTCGCTGAACTGGCTTACCGAAATGACCGAGCCATTGATTTTCGGTTCCAAAGACATTACGATTGGGTTTTCGCCTTATGAATATTACCCGGGGTTGCTCAACCTGCTGATCCGCTCAGAAACCCTGTTTACGGCTATTCAGTATTTTTCACTGGCTCTGTCGGGGCGGCCCTATATGGGCGTTGGCCGGAATATGGCCTACCGGACCGACCTGTTTTTTGCGAATAAAGGCTTTTATACGCACATGAATGTGGTTGGTGGCGACGATGATCTGTTCATCAACGAAGTCGCTACCCGCTCTAACACGTTCGTTTGTCTGGCACCCGATACATTTGTATGGTCGAAACCCAAGACAACCTGGGCCGAATGGCGGCAGCAGAAACGACGCCACCTTAACGTGGGCAAGTACTACAAAACAGGGAATAAAGTGCGGCTGGGGCTGCTCACCGGCTCGCATGTGCTAAGTTGGGCTATGGCCCTGGTAGTGGGTTTGCTGGTAGTCGTTCATGCGCTTCACTGGTATTCGTTTTCCAGCGACGAGTGGTTACTTTTGCTGGTCAGTACAGGGGCTTTTATTCTCCGGCAACTTGCCTTCTGGGTGATTGTCGGACGAATCAGCCACCGACTGGCCCACACCGTTCACTGGTCCTTCATACCGTTTATGGACCTGCTGATGGCCGTTTATTACGGACTGGCTGGTCTGAAAACGCTGTTTAACCGTCGCAAAAAACAAATTTACTGGCGATAG
- a CDS encoding nucleotide sugar dehydrogenase (TIGRFAM: nucleotide sugar dehydrogenase~PFAM: UDP-glucose/GDP-mannose dehydrogenase; UDP- glucose/GDP-mannose dehydrogenase dimerisation; UDP- glucose/GDP-mannose dehydrogenase~KEGG: sat:SYN_01113 UDP-N-acetyl-D-galactosamine 6- dehydrogenase) yields the protein MFKIRLNEFNHQQGLLNDLQQKEKQLAVIGLGYVGLPIALAFAQRFRVVGFDTNAERVAMLQRHEDPSRQLKPGDFTGADIRFTANPDDLRNAHFFVVAVPTPVDEYKVPDLKPLQRASEIIGRVLKPGDYVVYESTVYPGCTEDDCLPLLEQYSGLKLGDDFKLGYSPERINPGDKVRTLTDILKVVSGNDAEAVQTIADVYGSIIRAGIYAATSIKVAEAAKVIENVQRDLNISLMNELAVIFDKMSIDTQEVLKAASTKWNFLPFTPGLVGGHCIGIDPYYLLYKSRQLGYEPQVINSGRRVNDSMPAFVATKLVQLLLQREKNPAQTKVLVMGLTFKENIADIRNSKVVDLVRELMKYAINVHIVDPCASPNEVALDYKMTLLDAPVGRYDAVIVAVAHDQYRTLDVVYFKSLMTERPILLDLKGLYTIGREDDLTYWRL from the coding sequence ATGTTTAAAATTAGGCTCAACGAATTTAACCACCAACAAGGCTTGCTAAACGACCTTCAACAGAAAGAAAAACAACTGGCCGTTATCGGGTTGGGCTACGTGGGCCTACCGATAGCGCTGGCCTTTGCCCAACGGTTTCGGGTGGTGGGCTTCGATACCAACGCCGAACGGGTGGCTATGCTGCAACGGCACGAAGATCCATCGCGTCAGCTAAAGCCCGGCGATTTTACCGGGGCCGATATCCGGTTTACCGCTAATCCCGATGACCTCCGAAACGCCCATTTTTTTGTTGTGGCGGTGCCTACACCGGTCGATGAGTACAAAGTCCCCGATCTGAAACCCCTGCAACGGGCGTCCGAAATCATTGGTCGTGTCCTGAAACCCGGCGACTACGTCGTCTATGAGTCTACCGTTTACCCCGGCTGTACCGAAGACGATTGCCTGCCGCTGCTGGAACAGTATTCCGGCCTGAAGCTGGGTGATGACTTTAAGCTGGGCTACTCGCCGGAACGGATCAACCCCGGCGATAAGGTTCGAACGCTGACCGATATACTAAAAGTAGTGTCGGGTAACGATGCCGAAGCAGTGCAGACAATTGCTGATGTATACGGCAGTATCATCCGGGCCGGTATATACGCTGCGACCTCCATTAAGGTTGCCGAAGCAGCCAAGGTCATCGAAAATGTTCAGCGGGATCTCAACATATCGCTGATGAATGAATTGGCGGTCATTTTTGACAAAATGAGTATCGACACGCAGGAGGTACTGAAAGCTGCGTCGACGAAATGGAATTTTTTGCCGTTTACGCCGGGGCTGGTCGGCGGGCATTGTATTGGCATTGACCCCTATTACCTTCTTTACAAATCGCGGCAGCTGGGTTATGAACCGCAGGTAATCAACTCGGGTCGGCGCGTCAACGACAGTATGCCCGCTTTTGTGGCCACCAAGCTGGTTCAGCTGTTGCTCCAGCGCGAGAAGAATCCGGCGCAGACTAAAGTACTGGTCATGGGCCTCACATTCAAGGAAAACATTGCCGACATCCGCAACTCGAAAGTAGTCGACCTGGTGCGGGAGCTGATGAAATACGCCATCAACGTTCATATCGTTGATCCGTGCGCGTCGCCGAACGAAGTAGCGCTCGACTACAAAATGACCCTGCTGGATGCACCGGTCGGCCGGTACGACGCCGTCATTGTTGCCGTTGCCCACGACCAGTATCGCACACTGGATGTGGTCTATTTTAAGTCGCTGATGACGGAGCGGCCGATTTTACTGGATTTGAAGGGATTGTATACCATAGGCCGGGAAGATGATCTAACCTACTGGCGATTATAA
- a CDS encoding methyltransferase GidB (TIGRFAM: methyltransferase GidB~PFAM: glucose inhibited division protein~KEGG: hypothetical protein): protein MNIDLILKYFPNLTAEQKEQFAALDGLYRDWNAKINVISRQDIDALYEKHILHSLGIAKIVSFKPGTEILDVGTGGGFPGIPLAILFPMADFHLVDSIGKKIKVVQEVSDALGLTNAKAEQIRVEQLNTTYDFVVSRAVTRLKPFLGWIRYKIHKAGNNDRPNGVLYLKGGDLAEELAEVPDRYRVYDLSDYFDEPFFETKKVIYVPKK, encoded by the coding sequence ATGAATATAGATCTTATTCTCAAATACTTTCCCAATCTGACGGCTGAGCAGAAAGAGCAGTTTGCTGCTCTGGACGGCCTGTACCGTGATTGGAATGCCAAAATCAACGTTATCTCCCGGCAGGACATCGACGCGCTTTACGAAAAACACATCCTACATTCACTGGGAATTGCTAAAATTGTGTCGTTCAAACCAGGCACCGAAATTCTCGATGTTGGTACAGGCGGTGGTTTTCCGGGCATCCCCCTTGCTATTCTGTTCCCCATGGCCGATTTCCATCTGGTCGACAGCATTGGCAAGAAGATAAAAGTTGTTCAGGAAGTTTCCGACGCACTCGGCCTTACGAACGCAAAAGCCGAACAGATTCGGGTTGAGCAGTTGAATACGACCTACGATTTTGTGGTGAGCCGGGCCGTTACCCGTTTAAAGCCGTTTTTAGGCTGGATACGCTACAAAATCCACAAGGCGGGCAACAACGACCGACCCAACGGTGTTCTGTACCTCAAAGGGGGTGATCTGGCCGAAGAGCTAGCCGAAGTGCCGGACCGGTACCGCGTCTACGACCTCTCGGATTATTTCGACGAACCTTTTTTCGAAACCAAGAAAGTAATTTATGTACCTAAAAAGTAG
- a CDS encoding lipopolysaccharide biosynthesis protein (PFAM: lipopolysaccharide biosynthesis protein~KEGG: cvi:CV_0772 hypothetical protein): MLPFSTGLALRMLWQERRKVLFFLVVFVLLGVVVSLLMQPEFRSEARLMPEMSSSSGDVLKRLASVAGFAGVDLLDEGVEAVRPDLYPSLLQSTPFVLYLIQQPVTVSDGRVQTIGEFLERQASPWWGSRLLTRGHEDTKPLRLAAGTLQLSVRQHQLTDEISERVSAKFDTRSGIITITATMPDAGVAATVAQLAMNYLTRYVRHYRTEKARQDLGFYRQQLDEARRRYHLAQLTLFRYNEQHRNIVLLSTTMDRQRMEAELTIAQTVYTELAGQFEQSKLKVQARTPIFKILEPPKVPFRRVAPKRTLVVLLFAGLGLALGGLYVLAQNPAIFTSIRARLWPGENNV; this comes from the coding sequence GTGCTGCCTTTTTCCACCGGTCTGGCCTTGCGTATGCTCTGGCAGGAACGGCGTAAGGTACTGTTCTTTCTGGTTGTTTTTGTGCTATTGGGCGTTGTCGTATCCCTGCTTATGCAACCCGAATTTCGGTCGGAGGCCCGGCTGATGCCCGAAATGAGCAGCAGTTCGGGCGATGTACTGAAGCGGCTGGCGTCGGTGGCGGGGTTTGCGGGTGTCGATTTACTGGATGAGGGGGTGGAGGCCGTCCGGCCCGATCTGTACCCGAGTTTATTGCAGAGCACGCCTTTTGTTCTGTACCTGATTCAACAGCCAGTCACCGTATCGGATGGACGTGTGCAAACCATAGGCGAATTTCTGGAGAGACAGGCAAGCCCGTGGTGGGGGAGCCGGTTGCTCACGCGCGGCCACGAAGATACCAAACCGTTACGTCTGGCTGCCGGAACGCTGCAACTCAGCGTTCGTCAGCACCAGCTTACCGACGAAATCAGCGAACGGGTAAGTGCTAAATTTGATACCCGTTCGGGCATTATTACCATCACGGCTACCATGCCCGATGCCGGTGTGGCGGCCACCGTGGCGCAACTGGCCATGAACTACCTGACCCGGTACGTGCGGCACTACCGGACCGAAAAAGCACGGCAGGATTTAGGCTTCTACCGGCAGCAACTGGACGAAGCCCGTAGGCGATACCATTTGGCGCAATTGACCTTGTTTCGATACAATGAACAGCACAGGAATATAGTTCTGCTTTCTACAACCATGGACCGGCAGCGGATGGAGGCCGAACTGACGATTGCGCAAACAGTTTATACAGAACTGGCTGGACAGTTTGAGCAATCGAAGTTAAAGGTACAGGCCCGTACGCCCATCTTTAAGATCCTCGAACCACCTAAAGTGCCATTCCGGCGGGTAGCACCCAAACGAACATTGGTTGTGTTGCTGTTTGCCGGGCTAGGGCTGGCGCTGGGTGGCCTGTATGTACTGGCCCAAAATCCGGCCATCTTTACCTCAATACGGGCTCGATTGTGGCCCGGAGAAAACAATGTTTAA
- a CDS encoding queuine tRNA-ribosyltransferase (KEGG: dde:Dde_2844 queuine tRNA-ribosyltransferase~TIGRFAM: queuine tRNA-ribosyltransferase; tRNA- guanine transglycosylase, various specificities~PFAM: Queuine/other tRNA-ribosyltransferase), with protein sequence MTFSISAHDPQSKARTGTLTTDHGPIQTPIFMPVGTAGTVKAVHQRELETDINAEIILGNTYHLYLRPGLEVLSQAGGLHAFNGWRRPILTDSGGYQVYSLSQTRKIKEEGVTFKSHIDGSKHTFTPEGVMDIQRIIGADIIMAFDECTPYPCDYGYARQSMEMTHRWLGRCIDRFDATEGHYGYRQTLFPIVQGSTYADLRRQSAEVIASKEREGNAIGGLAVGEPAEEMYAMIDLVNAILPADKPRYLMGVGTPANILEAIALGVDMFDCVMPTRNARHGLLFTTEGIINIKNEKWSRDFSPIDAGLGGYASTFYSKAYLRHLIKSEELLGGQIASLHNLTFYLWLVRQARMHIATGDFVSWKNEMVVRLMQRL encoded by the coding sequence ATGACATTTTCGATTTCTGCCCATGACCCGCAGTCGAAGGCGCGAACAGGAACGCTGACAACGGATCACGGCCCTATTCAAACACCCATTTTTATGCCGGTGGGTACGGCAGGGACGGTGAAAGCCGTTCACCAGCGCGAACTGGAAACGGATATCAACGCCGAAATCATTCTGGGGAATACCTATCATCTTTATTTAAGACCCGGGCTGGAAGTGCTGAGCCAGGCGGGTGGTTTACACGCGTTCAACGGCTGGCGTCGGCCAATCCTGACCGATTCGGGCGGGTATCAGGTGTACTCGCTCTCGCAAACCCGGAAGATCAAGGAAGAGGGCGTTACCTTCAAATCGCACATTGACGGTTCCAAACATACGTTTACGCCCGAGGGGGTGATGGATATACAGCGAATCATTGGTGCCGATATTATCATGGCCTTTGATGAGTGCACGCCTTACCCCTGCGATTACGGGTACGCCCGGCAGTCGATGGAAATGACCCACCGCTGGCTCGGGCGGTGCATTGACCGGTTCGATGCTACCGAAGGCCATTACGGATACCGACAAACGTTGTTCCCGATTGTACAGGGGAGTACCTATGCCGATCTGCGCCGTCAGTCGGCCGAGGTAATTGCCAGTAAAGAGCGCGAAGGTAATGCGATTGGTGGTCTGGCCGTGGGCGAGCCCGCCGAAGAGATGTATGCCATGATCGACCTGGTAAACGCTATCCTGCCCGCCGATAAACCGCGCTACCTGATGGGCGTGGGTACACCGGCCAATATTCTGGAAGCCATTGCCCTGGGCGTGGACATGTTCGATTGTGTGATGCCCACGCGCAATGCCCGGCATGGACTGTTGTTTACGACAGAAGGTATTATCAATATCAAAAACGAAAAATGGAGCCGCGACTTTAGCCCCATCGATGCCGGTTTGGGCGGTTATGCCAGTACCTTTTATTCAAAAGCGTATCTCCGCCATCTAATCAAATCCGAAGAGTTGCTGGGTGGTCAGATCGCTAGTTTACACAACCTGACATTCTATTTGTGGCTCGTTCGGCAGGCACGTATGCACATAGCTACCGGTGACTTTGTGTCCTGGAAGAACGAAATGGTGGTGCGACTCATGCAGCGGCTGTAA
- a CDS encoding 6-phosphogluconate dehydrogenase, decarboxylating (TIGRFAM: 6-phosphogluconate dehydrogenase, decarboxylating~PFAM: 6-phosphogluconate dehydrogenase domain protein; 6-phosphogluconate dehydrogenase NAD-binding~KEGG: cja:CJA_3099 6-phosphogluconate dehydrogenase, decarboxylating), which translates to MTKTADIGLIGLAVMGENLVLNMESKGYTVAVYNRTVEKVDNFINGRGAGKNFIGAHSIEELVASLESPRKVMMLVKAGQPVDDFIDQIIPHLEPGDILIDGGNSYFPDTIRRTQYVESKGFLYVGTGVSGGEIGALHGPSMMPGGSAQAWPFVKDIFQSIAAKVDNGVPCCDWVGSDGAGHFVKMVHNGIEYGDMQIIGEAYQIMKDLLGMSADEMHEVFTKWNTEELDSYLIEITADIMAYKDEDGSPMIDKILDKAGQKGTGKWTGSAALELGVPLTLIGESVFARFLSAQKDMRVAASKLISGPKPEFSGDKQAMLNDLKMALYGAKLISYAQGYNLLMEAAKEYDWQLDYGGIALMWRGGCIIRSAFLGDIKKAFDNNPALAHLLLDDFFKQKVELAQDGWRRVCAAALLNGIPAPSLTSALCYLDGFRSEWLPANLLQAQRDYFGAHTYERIDKPRGQFFHTNWTGEGGNTVSTAYNS; encoded by the coding sequence ATGACAAAAACTGCAGACATCGGCCTAATTGGTCTTGCCGTGATGGGTGAAAACCTTGTACTCAACATGGAAAGCAAAGGGTACACCGTAGCCGTTTACAACCGAACGGTTGAGAAAGTCGACAACTTTATAAACGGCAGAGGAGCCGGTAAAAACTTCATCGGTGCCCACTCCATCGAAGAGCTGGTCGCATCGCTGGAAAGTCCGCGCAAGGTGATGATGCTGGTAAAAGCCGGGCAACCTGTGGATGATTTTATTGACCAGATCATCCCGCATCTTGAGCCGGGCGATATACTAATTGATGGGGGCAACTCCTATTTCCCGGATACCATCCGCCGAACCCAATACGTAGAAAGCAAAGGGTTTCTGTATGTAGGAACGGGCGTTTCCGGTGGAGAGATCGGTGCCTTACACGGCCCGTCCATGATGCCCGGCGGAAGTGCCCAGGCCTGGCCGTTCGTAAAAGATATTTTTCAGTCGATTGCCGCCAAAGTAGACAACGGTGTGCCCTGCTGCGACTGGGTGGGTAGCGACGGTGCCGGACACTTCGTAAAAATGGTCCACAATGGCATCGAGTATGGCGACATGCAGATCATTGGCGAAGCCTATCAGATCATGAAAGATTTGCTGGGTATGAGCGCGGATGAAATGCATGAAGTATTTACCAAATGGAATACCGAAGAACTGGACTCCTATCTCATCGAGATTACTGCCGACATCATGGCGTATAAAGACGAGGATGGGAGCCCGATGATTGATAAAATCCTCGACAAAGCCGGACAGAAAGGGACAGGTAAATGGACGGGTTCGGCGGCTCTTGAGCTGGGCGTTCCGCTTACGCTGATCGGAGAGTCGGTGTTTGCTCGCTTTTTATCAGCCCAAAAAGATATGCGGGTAGCGGCATCAAAACTAATCAGCGGACCAAAGCCTGAGTTTAGTGGCGATAAGCAGGCCATGCTGAACGATTTAAAAATGGCGCTGTATGGTGCCAAGCTTATCTCGTACGCACAAGGCTACAACCTGTTGATGGAAGCTGCAAAAGAGTATGACTGGCAACTGGATTACGGCGGTATTGCCCTGATGTGGCGGGGTGGCTGTATTATCCGTTCTGCGTTTCTGGGCGACATCAAAAAAGCCTTCGACAACAATCCGGCACTTGCCCATCTGCTGCTCGACGATTTCTTCAAACAGAAAGTGGAATTGGCACAGGATGGCTGGCGTCGGGTGTGTGCCGCTGCGCTGCTCAACGGTATTCCGGCCCCTTCGCTGACATCGGCACTGTGTTATCTGGATGGCTTCCGCAGCGAATGGCTACCCGCCAATCTGTTGCAGGCCCAACGTGACTACTTCGGCGCCCATACCTACGAACGGATCGACAAACCACGCGGGCAATTTTTCCATACGAACTGGACGGGCGAAGGCGGCAACACCGTGTCAACGGCTTACAATAGCTAA
- a CDS encoding protein of unknown function DUF1549 (PFAM: protein of unknown function DUF1549; Planctomycete cytochrome C~KEGG: pat:Patl_0815 hypothetical protein) — MTKHLGICVGIAAVVITYLTWSPPWFGHRVDYNADVKPILNKHCLSCHGGVKKAGNVSFLFEHELTQPGKSGKIPVVRGDADASELIRRIRSHDPEERMPKKGTPLNEEEVTILKQWINEGAHWETHWAYKRVDEPDVPSLRTIRNGFGLLNTPAINWVKNEIDHFVVEKLTEKGLSFSPEASRATLIRRVSLDLTGLPPTESEVRNFEEDTSDQAYETVIDRLLQSPAYGERWAAMWMDLARYADTKGYESDGGRTMWPYRDYVIKSFNQDKPFDRFTIEQLAGDLLTNDTGGFPAEENLIATGFHRNTMTNNEGGTNDEEFRVAAQIDRVNTTWEVWQGTTFACVQCHSHPYDPIPHEDYYKYMAYFNNSRDEDLWDEWPKLRFYKGEDSARVERIKQWISRYEPEQLVEKTQFMRVLEPKINAHSFIKGDASTALLISYYGVKDKGNARIPQVNLSGTGSVILNLSTKAKNAVLTLHLDKLNGPVLTTLNLPARDTVLIAPIVPVRGKHDVYLSLQSPASPQEWVQINWVSFQKPLPGAGQPNYAKVVADYARTLTRPAESMPVIWEGKGDFARKTHVFVRGNWMVKGAEVKPGVPRLLAPMPDGYPNNRLGLAKWIVSRDNALTARVIVNRFWEQLFGRGIVETLEDFGSQGSDPTHQALLDWLAVQFMEKDHWQVKKLLRRMVLSATYRQASESTQEKTEKDPYNRWLSRGPRVRLSAEQVRDQALACSGLLSRKLYGPSVMPPQPDKIWQSPYNGESWVTSKGEDRYRRAIYTYWKRTAPYPSMTTFDAPSREFCQSRRIQTNTPLQALVTLNDPVYLEAAEKLASAMQRRGKTPAQQLGEGYRMLTFQPIGSRKLKVLLDTYTDALSTFRASPSEVNNVLPYGNGKSPELAALTVSANVLLNLDKVVTKE; from the coding sequence ATGACCAAACACCTTGGCATTTGTGTAGGCATAGCGGCCGTTGTCATTACGTACTTAACCTGGTCTCCACCCTGGTTTGGTCATCGGGTAGACTACAATGCGGACGTAAAGCCAATCCTCAACAAGCATTGCCTGAGTTGTCATGGGGGCGTAAAAAAAGCCGGGAATGTTAGTTTTCTCTTCGAACACGAACTGACCCAACCAGGTAAATCAGGGAAAATTCCGGTGGTGCGCGGAGATGCCGATGCCAGTGAACTGATCCGCCGTATACGCTCTCACGATCCGGAGGAGCGAATGCCTAAAAAGGGCACACCGCTGAACGAGGAGGAAGTGACCATTCTGAAACAATGGATCAATGAGGGAGCCCACTGGGAAACGCACTGGGCTTACAAACGAGTTGACGAACCCGACGTTCCTTCCTTACGGACAATCCGTAATGGCTTTGGTCTGTTGAATACCCCTGCCATTAACTGGGTTAAAAATGAGATTGACCACTTTGTTGTCGAAAAACTAACCGAAAAAGGGCTGTCGTTCTCGCCCGAAGCGTCCAGGGCGACGCTCATTCGGCGAGTGAGCCTGGACCTAACCGGTCTGCCGCCAACCGAAAGCGAAGTCCGGAATTTTGAGGAGGATACATCCGATCAAGCTTATGAGACCGTTATTGACCGGCTCCTGCAATCGCCCGCTTATGGAGAACGATGGGCGGCCATGTGGATGGATCTGGCCCGCTATGCCGATACGAAAGGGTACGAAAGCGACGGTGGCCGAACCATGTGGCCTTACCGGGATTACGTTATAAAATCATTTAACCAGGATAAGCCCTTCGACCGCTTTACGATTGAGCAACTGGCGGGCGATTTACTAACGAACGATACAGGCGGGTTTCCGGCGGAAGAAAACCTGATTGCTACGGGCTTCCACCGCAATACCATGACCAACAACGAAGGTGGCACGAATGACGAAGAATTTCGAGTGGCCGCCCAAATTGACCGGGTAAACACGACCTGGGAGGTATGGCAGGGTACTACATTTGCCTGCGTTCAGTGCCACAGCCATCCCTACGACCCTATACCGCACGAAGACTATTACAAGTACATGGCCTACTTCAACAATTCCCGGGACGAAGACCTGTGGGATGAGTGGCCGAAACTGCGCTTTTACAAAGGAGAGGACTCCGCGCGGGTCGAGCGAATTAAACAGTGGATCAGCCGGTATGAGCCGGAGCAACTGGTCGAAAAAACGCAGTTCATGCGCGTTTTAGAACCTAAAATCAATGCCCATTCTTTTATAAAAGGAGACGCGTCGACAGCCTTGCTGATCTCATATTACGGAGTTAAAGACAAGGGCAATGCCCGGATTCCGCAGGTTAATCTGTCGGGGACGGGCAGCGTTATCTTGAATCTATCCACAAAAGCAAAAAATGCCGTCTTGACCCTGCATCTCGACAAGCTGAACGGCCCGGTACTGACAACCCTCAACCTACCTGCCCGTGATACGGTCCTGATAGCACCGATTGTTCCTGTGCGGGGAAAACACGACGTCTACCTTTCGCTGCAAAGCCCCGCATCTCCTCAGGAATGGGTTCAGATAAACTGGGTTTCTTTCCAGAAACCCTTGCCGGGCGCTGGTCAGCCGAACTATGCGAAGGTAGTCGCCGACTATGCCAGGACCCTGACCAGACCTGCTGAGAGCATGCCCGTCATTTGGGAGGGTAAAGGAGACTTTGCCCGCAAAACCCATGTTTTCGTGCGGGGCAACTGGATGGTTAAGGGTGCTGAGGTTAAGCCGGGAGTACCCCGGCTGCTGGCCCCGATGCCCGATGGCTACCCGAACAATCGGCTTGGTCTGGCCAAATGGATTGTGAGTCGGGATAATGCACTTACCGCTCGCGTTATCGTAAACCGGTTTTGGGAGCAGCTTTTTGGACGGGGCATTGTCGAAACGCTGGAAGATTTTGGTTCTCAGGGCAGCGACCCAACCCATCAGGCACTGCTGGACTGGCTGGCAGTGCAATTCATGGAAAAAGACCATTGGCAGGTAAAAAAACTACTCCGCCGAATGGTGCTGTCGGCCACGTACCGACAAGCTTCGGAAAGCACGCAGGAAAAGACGGAAAAAGATCCGTACAACCGCTGGCTGTCGCGCGGGCCCCGAGTACGACTGAGTGCGGAGCAGGTACGCGACCAGGCCCTGGCCTGTAGCGGGCTCCTCTCCCGTAAACTCTACGGCCCGAGCGTTATGCCTCCGCAACCGGATAAAATCTGGCAATCGCCCTACAATGGCGAGAGTTGGGTAACCAGCAAAGGCGAAGACCGCTACCGACGCGCCATTTATACCTACTGGAAACGCACGGCCCCCTACCCGTCCATGACTACCTTCGATGCCCCCAGCCGCGAGTTCTGCCAGTCGAGACGAATACAGACCAATACCCCGTTGCAGGCCCTGGTCACGCTCAACGATCCGGTTTACCTCGAAGCTGCCGAAAAACTGGCCTCTGCCATGCAACGAAGGGGAAAAACACCGGCTCAGCAGTTGGGCGAGGGTTACCGGATGCTCACCTTCCAGCCAATCGGTAGCCGAAAGCTGAAGGTACTGCTGGACACCTATACCGACGCCCTGTCTACGTTTAGAGCCTCTCCGTCCGAGGTGAACAATGTCCTGCCTTACGGAAACGGCAAATCGCCTGAACTGGCCGCCCTAACCGTTTCGGCCAACGTACTGCTGAACCTCGACAAAGTAGTGACCAAAGAATAA